The Onthophagus taurus isolate NC chromosome 2, IU_Otau_3.0, whole genome shotgun sequence genome includes a window with the following:
- the LOC111427266 gene encoding non-structural maintenance of chromosomes element 4 homolog A has product MDEEEMEVAEVDSSSNQAMSTAERKLRYTELLDNLEELDNSNITGISTTKKISTVLEEVSYLHNQCRSVDRVKNIDETIVDHQVISRATQLLSKCAEVIDLQSLRYDSNEFCLALIEKLKSTDNDKINFLALSEAASIIPDEIHFNSVYSACDFDKVSEVKVRKVKQKVAKETAPKKELINVVNKKKDATEDQIAYIYKVLIEVYEKEHKKALDYYDFVIDTSDFGATVENIFYCSFLVKEGKVEIYKENGVIKISPKSSKVSSISQSKKSGGEWIHSIDMDSWGKINKEGYLQMYKMNC; this is encoded by the exons atggatgAAGAAGAAATGGAAGTAGCCGAAGTAGATTCGAGTTCAAATCAGGCAATGTCAACAGCGGAACGAAAATTACGTTACACGGAGCTATTGGATAACTTAGAAGAATTAG atAATTCGAACATTACCGGAATATCTACCACCAAGAAGATATCAACAGTATTAGAAGAAGTTTCTTATCTTCATAATCAATGTCGTTCTGTGGATCgtgttaaaaatattgatgaaaCAATTGTCGATCATCAAGTTATATCACGAGCGACTCAGCTTTTATCAAAATGTGCAGAAGTTATAGATTTACAATCACTTCGTTATGATAGTAACGAATTTTGTTTGGCTTTAATAGAAAAGTTAAAATCCACAgataatgataaaataaattttttggcTTTGTCAGAGGCAGCTAGTATCATACCAGATGAGATCCACTTTAATTCTGTCTATAGTGCCTGTGATTTCGATAAAGTATCTGAAGTGAAGGTGAGAAAAGTTAAACAAAAAGTTGCTAAAGAAACTGCCCCAAAAAAAGAGTTAATAAAtgtagttaataaaaaaaaagatgcaaCAGAAGATCAGATTGCTTATATCTACAAGGTTTTAATTGAAGTTTATGAGAAAGAACATAAAAAGGCGTTGGATTATTACGATTTTGTGATTGATACGTCTGATTTTGGTGCTActgtagaaaatattttttattgttctttCTTGGTTAAAGAAGGAAAAGTTGAAATTTATAAAG AAAAtggtgttattaaaatttctccaAAATCTTCAAAGGTATCATCTATCTCGCAAAGCAAAAAATCAGGTGGTGAATGGATCCATTCAATTGATATGGATAGTTGGGgg aaaattaacaaAGAAGGTTATTTACAAATGTATAAGatgaattgttaa